aggaagcaactcctagagagtgcgatgagagctagtTAGGCGGACTAGCTTTCAGAGCGattgaatgtcagctgaccgaCTGCTTGagtatagtttctgattgtagaggcgctgcctcccatcagctagagttgcactgtccactggttactgattcagctgcagtaaaaagccacaacaaactcgaattttactcttctatgtcaCTTGTTACATGGAAaacgtcagctgtttgttttccTTCACTTCTCAATGGAAATATCGGGTGTGCACGGAAACAAACATTGGCTACACTCGattgtatttttcaacataTTTAACTCTTGATTGAACTGCCAGAGGAAAACAATGGTGTTTTAAATCCAAGACCCAACCAACTAGTGTATATGaaataatatttgaaaatgatgccaTTAGATGCCTCATATGGGTACGTATGGCAGTAGGACCGTGGATTTTGCCCTTTATCACATTCAGAGCTACCATGACCATACATTGGGTAAGCTTCATGGTATTTCAAGTGGACCAGAAGTTTGGATTTCAGTGTCTATGGGCAAGTGCAGGCCACTGACAATGCCATCAATCACAGCAATATCGCAGACCTCAAGGCATCTTGGGCGCAAGTGTGAGTTCTCACGCCCAAAGGTTTCATTTAAAGGGTCTTTGGCGATTGTGTCCCCAGATAGCTGAGGGCAGGGCTTTCAAGAAGAAATGCATTTACTTATTTTTCTTGGGCTCTACATTTTATGATCTGAGCATTATGTCAGATAATTCAATTAAGAGTTATTTATATTGAAAGTGACGACCACACCCGGTACAGAAGTACTGATATCTTCAATTTGTGTTCCCGGATATTTCAGATACTCACTTATTTGTTGACGCTAAtattctcttgtttttttttggtgttaaCAAATCAAGTAAAAAGGGCATGATGCAGCAAACTTAGATGTGTACCATCCCCCTCGATTTTCAAATCTCTAGCTTGTATTTCTATGTTCCCTCATAAGttaataaataaaataaactGGAAAAGTTGTTAATGAGGCATTGTTACTGAATACTACGGTTATCGTATTACTTCTTATTTTCACATTAGATATTGCTCAGAATAAAACGTTTACTTAGTTACCGTTTAGGCTAATTTCACGTATAAGTTAGTGTCGAAATAGTCGTAGTGCAAAAAGCTCTGATTAAAATTGTATCACAGAAAAAGAACCTTTTACCTGGAGTCACCAGCCAAGCATGAAATAGAACATAGTTCCATCCAACTCAAGCCCAGACAAATGGAAATATCTTAGATGCAGGCTTTCAAAAAGAAGTTACTCATTAACATTTCGTAGTCGAATCATGGCTACTCTTTCCTTGCGCTGATATTATTAACCTGTCATTTTTAGACGGAGAGTCGAAATGCATTCATCTCAAGAAGTCATCAAATAGCTTACCGTATCTTATAGCATTGGTCTTTCTGTTTGCCATGAATCATAGGTGTATTTCATAAACCAATCAAACCAATCATCAAGCTCTTCgtgaaaaatgtgatttttcaTCAGATATGTTCGTGAAAGAGATTCAAGTGATTTTGTGATCAGTCTATTTTGAATCatgatacattttaaaatCTGAAAACCTATCTACCAATGTTTTTTAGTAAAATATCTTTTATTATTCACTAGGTATATATGATGCCATTCTATGACCTACgtattcttttcttttgattcttGACAATAAGATTattggcctttgatttgatcaaaagaTCTGGTCCAAGAAATtcacttggccaaatttaggCCCAAAATCTAATTGAGGAAAGTCAATAGCTTCCTAATAGCTTCTTCGGTCTGCTGTCGGCCAGCTACATAAGTCTTTGAAGATATAACTTTAGAACGAACCGTTTTTATAATTGAATAATTGAATGTCATACATATGACTtgcatttctcattttttgagcaTATTATGAAAACGGACTCAGGGTTGCTCTGTGAATTGTATTATAAGAGAAAAGAAGGCATTTTGACCTGGTTCAAGTCTCATTCAACAATACGTTGATTCACGAATCGGAAACCTAGATTTTCGACTATTATCagtattccagtggttcatgcttCAGTTCACGTCCGTGCTCGTACTGGAGTGAGACAACGAAGTCTCTTCACATTTGTTACTACATCAAAAGCCTCCCTTGTTGATGAACAGGTTTGTTTACAATTGAATGATTAgttgatgaaatatgaaaagctCTTAAGAAAAAGTCGTGAACCAGTATTTAAGAGAGCGCACGATATTAATGTGTCATGGTCCATTAGTGATTGGGCATTAAATAAGACGGGTTAAATCCAGGAAAATAGGCCATGAAATATCACAGAATTTTGGCAATGACTATGGCGAATGGCTAATTTTCGAATATTTTGAAGACAGCCTACCTGTATTGAATAATTTGGTCGTTATTCAAAGCTGAATTCCTAAAGCTTAGTTTAAAATAAAACTTATGTAAACTAGAAAGCACCATGTGTTCTTTTAGAAAAGAACAAAACTGTAGGTATGAACGACCATTTGCGATCGAACCAGTATGAAAACAAAGCCCATTTACCTTGTGGTGAATTTCGTCCACATACATGCCATTACTATTCTCAGCCATCCGGGAAAAGTTTGCCGTGGCATCAAAGATGGGCCCCAAGCCCGGAAATTGGGGTGGGTCCACGTTGAGCGTCTCCTTGAGCTTGAAACGGGTCTCAACTTTGAACTTTGGCATAGTTAATGAGACATCGGTCTGTTCCAAGGCCTCTGGTTTGAGGATGTACTCAAGAATCTTGGAGTCGCTCTTCTCCAGAGTTTGAAGGGTTGCTTCCAACTCTAGAAAGAGGATAATAACAGGCTGAGAACAATGCTCATAAAACCCGACCGGTTTTTTTAAACCTGGCCTCACCTTGACCTTGAGCTGGCAACACGAGAACAAAGGTGTGATCTTTGTCGACTAAAGGCAATTCAATGATCTCGGCATTGTCAGCTTTGGCGTATCCAACGTTGGGGGTGCCAAACATCGTCTGGGTTTGAATCTCGGTGCTTTCATCCACTTTGAATGGAAGGGATTCGGTTCCGTCGAAAAATTTGGCCCATTCACTCTTGTAGTGGACCACGTTGGCCAGGACGAATTTAGTGTTCGGGGTCACACTGCCTGACGGCATCAGGTCCTTGATTTGTCCATCAGAGTTCTTGGACACCCACTGATTGATAGATTTTCTCGCATTCTCAGGCTTCTGACCAAGCTCAAATTGGAACGGCGAGGATCCCAAGACATTTTTGATTCGAGTGCCATAGGATGATTTGACTTTGGCAGATTTTGCCACTGTTATCATGTTGGCGTACGCCGCATACTTGGTATTTTTCGGCCGGATGAGCTGGAATCATATCAACgatccaacttttttgacaagGTTTCTAAAGTGGTGTCTAAAACGTTCCGACTGGTTCTTGCGGTAGCTTATCCagaatcacgcaaccttatGGCTGtattattttgtttcaaattacCTGCATTCCGGCTTTGAAAACCTGGTCGTTGGGGGGAAATCCCAGACCAGTTTGAAGTTGTTCTCTAGTCTTCCCCGCCGTTCCTTCGTAAACAGAGGCCACACCCACCAAGATGCCGAAGGGAGCAAAGGCCACATTGCCTTCCGGGTGGCTGTTCAAAATTGTGGTCATGAGTTTGGAGTTTGTTTCCTGtgcaaagttttcattttgtccGCTCACCAGGATGAAACAAGCACTAGCCACAAAATTCACAATTAAGAAGAGCAacatcatgaacaactggTTTGGATGAGCTCTCTTTCGTCTTTACTGATGGCCTCTTTGGGCAGTTGATGACTTTGTTAAACGTTGACAGACCAGTTCCTCGTCTCAATCGTGAATCTTGTCCGTGCATTGGTTGAACCTGAACTGACGATGAAAAGGGAGAGCTGTCCACATATCACTCACCATCATCTTTGGAGTGCATTAGACGACAGACCACCAAACCATGGACACCTTAATCAGGCATGCTTGGGATTCACTCGTTGGTTTTGACGATATAATTTTAATTCATAACTACCTTAACAGACTGGATTCAGTCCTGTATCagattgatttgatgtttAGGGACGTGGATCAGTGTCgaaaaactttgtttttcaaagtCTCGTCCCACATCTCTTGAACATTTTAAGTTCAAGTATGGACtattttgttcacttttttcccaactattttTCACTTAGGCCCGAGGTCCATACCTTTGGTTGTAGTTCCTCGATCAACTCATTGGTAGGTGGGTATTCTTTGTCCAACATGGCTCAGgtagatttgatttgaaatggggGATTTCCATTATCATTACCATGCCTGTGCTCCTTGAATATGTGGTGCATGTCGGCCGACGACCAACTAACTTATCAAGAATTGATGAGAACCGCTGGAAACCGTCGCATTGTCGTCCCTCATTTTGCGTTGTCTGTACATAGTCAATGCTCtggatgggggggggggaattaTTCCCGGGATTCCCCCACTGAATAAGGAGGACGAAATGAGAGCACGAGTGAGTGGTTGGAGTATTCTTGCCCACTCTGAGGCAGATCCAGGTTATTGCGTTGTAAACATAATCATTTTTTAAACTCAAGTCTCAAGTTTCTTTGAGTGAGAAAAATACACCAATAGTTGT
This Tigriopus californicus strain San Diego chromosome 12, Tcal_SD_v2.1, whole genome shotgun sequence DNA region includes the following protein-coding sequences:
- the LOC131891581 gene encoding leukocyte elastase inhibitor-like, with protein sequence MMLLFLIVNFVASACFILVSGQNENFAQETNSKLMTTILNSHPEGNVAFAPFGILVGVASVYEGTAGKTREQLQTGLGFPPNDQVFKAGMQLIRPKNTKYAAYANMITVAKSAKVKSSYGTRIKNVLGSSPFQFELGQKPENARKSINQWVSKNSDGQIKDLMPSGSVTPNTKFVLANVVHYKSEWAKFFDGTESLPFKVDESTEIQTQTMFGTPNVGYAKADNAEIIELPLVDKDHTFVLVLPAQGQELEATLQTLEKSDSKILEYILKPEALEQTDVSLTMPKFKVETRFKLKETLNVDPPQFPGLGPIFDATANFSRMAENSNGMYVDEIHHKAIVSVDEKGVEAVGATGLSITLYSAFEPDLKIDVNRPFAFFIVNKPNGIILFAGKIKNPEK